A window from Theobroma cacao cultivar B97-61/B2 chromosome 3, Criollo_cocoa_genome_V2, whole genome shotgun sequence encodes these proteins:
- the LOC18603918 gene encoding iron-sulfur cluster assembly protein 1 — protein sequence MLRLASKRLLELASRDAAPSRTVQILPRLYHENVIDHYNNPRNVGSFDKNDPNVGTGLVGAPACGDVMKLQIKIDENTGKITDACFKTFGCGSAIASSSVATEWVKGKSMEEVLTIKNTAIAKHLALPPVKLHCSMLAEDAIKAAVKDVEAKRAKLNGSSDAAPVEKAADA from the exons ATGTTGAGGCTGGCATCAAAGAGGCTGCTAGAGCTAGCGTCGCGCGATGCTGCACCGTCACGGACGGTACAGATTCTGCCGCGGCTTTACCACGAGAATGTGATCGACCACTACAACAATCCTCGGAACGTTGGATCGTTTGATAAGAACGACCCTAACGTTGGGACGGGCTTGGTTGGCGCTCCGGCTTGCGGCGATGTGATGAAGCTGCAAATCAAGATCGACGAGAACACGGGGAAAATCACGGATGCTTGCTTTAAAACCTTCGGCTGTGGGTCGGCCATTGCTTCTTCTTCTGTAG CTACTGAATGGGTGAAAGGGAAGAGCATGGAGGAAGTGTTAACCATAAAAAACAC AGCGATTGCAAAACATCTTGCGCTTCCCCCAGTTAAGCTGCACTGCAGCATGCTTGCAGAAGATGCTATCAAGGCAGCTGTGAAAGATGTAGAGGCTAAACGTGCCAAGTTAAATGGCAGTTCAGATGCTGCACCTGTTGAGAAGGCTGCTGATGCCTGA